A stretch of Homo sapiens chromosome 12, GRCh38.p14 Primary Assembly DNA encodes these proteins:
- the SMIM41 gene encoding small integral membrane protein 41: protein MNGSQAGAAAQAAWLSSCCNQSASPPEPPEGPRAVQAVVLGVLSLLVLCGVLFLGGGLLLRAQGLTALLTREQRASREPEPGSASGEDGDDDS, encoded by the coding sequence ATGAACGGCTCTCAGGCGGGCGCCGCGGCTCAGGCCGCCTGGCTGAGCTCCTGCTGTAACCAGTCGGCGTCGCCGCCGGAGCCCCCCGAGGGGCCGCGCGCGGTGCAGGCGGTGGTGCTCGGCGTGCTGTCCCTGCTGGTGCTTTGCGGGGTCCTGTTCCTGGGCGGCGGCCTCCTCCTCCGCGCCCAGGGCCTGACAGCGCTGCTGACCCGCGAGCAGCGCGCGTCCCGCGAGCCCGAGCCGGGCAGTGCCAGCGGAGAGGACGGCGACGACGACTCCTAG